From the Candidatus Zixiibacteriota bacterium genome, one window contains:
- the pdxT gene encoding pyridoxal 5'-phosphate synthase glutaminase subunit PdxT has protein sequence MAESRIHLKKNEEKAYQVGILALQGDFDLHRKAFEKLGCSVCLVKNVSDLNQIDRLVIPGGESTTINKLIDQYDLRQPLIDFGRAKPVWGTCAGLIMLSRDSGDERINPLKLVDIDSARNAYGRQIDSFSEVGDIQLDGKTDRFKMVFIRAPKITRLGDKVESLGKMKGDTVMARQGHLLVTSFHPELTDDLRIHEYFLKMEPPKR, from the coding sequence ATGGCTGAAAGCAGAATTCACCTGAAAAAAAACGAGGAAAAGGCATACCAGGTCGGTATTCTCGCTCTCCAGGGAGATTTCGACCTGCATCGCAAAGCCTTCGAGAAACTGGGATGTTCCGTCTGCCTGGTGAAAAATGTCTCCGATTTAAATCAGATCGACCGACTGGTTATTCCCGGCGGGGAATCGACCACGATCAACAAGCTGATTGACCAGTATGACCTCCGCCAGCCTCTGATCGATTTCGGCCGGGCCAAGCCTGTCTGGGGAACCTGTGCCGGACTGATTATGCTCTCACGCGATTCAGGTGACGAGCGGATCAATCCGCTCAAGCTGGTCGATATCGATTCCGCCCGTAATGCCTATGGCCGGCAGATCGACTCCTTTTCCGAGGTGGGTGATATCCAGCTGGACGGCAAAACTGATCGATTCAAAATGGTTTTTATCAGGGCGCCAAAGATAACCAGGCTGGGCGATAAGGTTGAAAGCCTGGGTAAGATGAAAGGTGATACCGTCATGGCTCGCCAGGGACATCTGCTGGTGACCTCGTTTCATCCTGAACTCACCGACGATCTGCGTATCCATGAATACTTCTTGAAAATGGAACCCCCCAAAAGATAG
- the pdxS gene encoding pyridoxal 5'-phosphate synthase lyase subunit PdxS, whose product MHRYETENYKIKVGLAEMLKGGVIMDVTTVEQAKIAEDAGAAAVMALEKVPADIRAEGGVARMAAIEVIEKIKEAVSIPVMAKVRIGHFAEAQILEALEVDFIDESEVLTPADEKYHIDKWQYKVPFVCGCRNLGEALRRISEGAAMIRTKGEAGSGNIIEAVRHMRMVMSHIRRLQGMSPEELHSEAQEMKVAPELVAKVAQLGKIPVPNFAAGGIATPADSSLMMQLGAEAVFVGSGIFKSDNPEVRAKAIVKATTNYQDPKVLIEVSRNIGIAMKGLDLNDIPEDELLQVR is encoded by the coding sequence ATGCACAGATACGAAACTGAAAACTACAAAATTAAAGTCGGCCTGGCCGAGATGCTCAAAGGTGGCGTGATTATGGATGTGACCACCGTCGAGCAGGCCAAAATAGCCGAGGATGCCGGCGCGGCCGCGGTTATGGCCCTGGAGAAGGTTCCGGCCGATATCCGCGCCGAGGGCGGGGTAGCGCGAATGGCCGCGATCGAGGTTATAGAAAAAATCAAAGAAGCGGTCTCTATCCCGGTTATGGCCAAGGTTCGTATCGGCCATTTCGCCGAGGCTCAGATACTTGAGGCACTGGAAGTCGATTTTATCGATGAATCCGAGGTGCTTACTCCGGCCGATGAGAAGTACCATATCGACAAATGGCAGTACAAGGTGCCGTTCGTATGTGGATGTCGGAACCTGGGCGAAGCTCTCCGGCGTATTTCCGAGGGCGCGGCTATGATCCGTACCAAGGGCGAAGCCGGCTCCGGTAACATCATCGAGGCAGTCCGCCACATGAGAATGGTCATGAGCCATATTCGACGCCTGCAGGGTATGTCACCGGAGGAACTGCACAGCGAAGCTCAGGAGATGAAAGTCGCTCCCGAGCTGGTAGCCAAAGTTGCTCAGCTGGGCAAAATTCCGGTGCCGAATTTCGCCGCCGGCGGTATTGCCACACCGGCTGATTCATCGCTGATGATGCAGCTCGGCGCTGAAGCCGTTTTTGTCGGCTCAGGTATTTTCAAGTCGGATAACCCGGAAGTGCGTGCCAAGGCAATCGTAAAAGCGACGACGAATTACCAGGACCCGAAAGTTTTGATCGAGGTCTCACGCAATATCGGTATCGCTATGAAAGGTCTCGACCTGAATGATATCCCCGAGGATGAACTATTGCAGGTTCGATAG
- a CDS encoding redoxin domain-containing protein — MTNYVFDIYDFELRDMENVTVKLSELLAEKPVLLVFFKHDCPTCRFTLPFIQRLYDRYSDDYACFLGIAQDNRQDTVNMVSELDLDFKIVMEPPPYDVSRRYELGSVPTVILINSDGAEISRFMGFQKGELEKLNYILPGLSAKELPLFAVDDDVPNVKPG, encoded by the coding sequence ATGACAAATTATGTTTTCGACATTTATGATTTTGAACTGCGGGACATGGAAAATGTAACCGTCAAACTCTCTGAACTGCTGGCGGAAAAACCGGTGTTGCTGGTCTTTTTCAAGCACGACTGTCCGACCTGTCGTTTTACATTGCCGTTTATCCAAAGGTTGTATGACCGCTATTCTGATGATTACGCCTGTTTTCTCGGAATTGCGCAGGATAATCGACAGGACACCGTGAACATGGTTTCGGAACTCGACCTCGATTTCAAAATCGTAATGGAACCGCCACCCTATGATGTCAGTCGCCGCTACGAATTGGGCTCCGTACCGACGGTAATCCTGATCAATTCTGACGGTGCCGAGATTTCACGTTTCATGGGATTTCAAAAGGGGGAGCTGGAAAAACTGAATTACATCCTGCCCGGCCTGAGCGCTAAAGAACTGCCGCTGTTCGCCGTAGATGATGATGTTCCGAATGTCAAACCGGGGTGA
- a CDS encoding ABC transporter permease subunit yields the protein MISLSRWFAIRRMKRRSAMGKLGIVIRHEYGEVVKKKSFLIGTLLTPLFMFAIIFLPSLLIDRETKDPIEFTLVDLGSGLMDEFKSAFVGQLPDGRSIFVIEYMQTRPEEFDALKEELNNKIEAGEIEAYVVVPEDVLKTKQVERYARKYGKFADMAMIEQVMSQVVVREKLADYDVPVEQVHELTRDVNLEFKQVGPEGQESRAEFLTQYLSGIAFVMILFGSIMGYGQHLLRAVREEKSNRIIEVLISSLKPYDLMMGKILGLGAASVTQMILWGLMGAAVFFLGSNTGFISDLIDNAKSLSVNFFVSFAIFFVLGYFFYATIFALLGSIINSERDAQQVIGPITITLILPIMVAMAIVQNPDAPWVVAISMVPFFTPTMMILRASFGFVPPAQIIIGMAVLVVSIAVLGWLTAKIFRIGILMYGKRPSVSELIKWLRYK from the coding sequence ATGATATCTTTGTCGAGATGGTTCGCGATAAGGAGGATGAAAAGGAGGTCGGCAATGGGTAAGCTGGGGATTGTCATCAGGCATGAGTACGGCGAAGTGGTAAAAAAGAAATCGTTTCTGATCGGGACGCTTTTGACCCCGCTGTTTATGTTCGCTATCATATTTTTGCCGTCACTATTGATCGACAGGGAAACCAAAGATCCGATCGAATTTACCCTGGTTGATCTCGGTTCCGGACTGATGGATGAGTTCAAATCGGCCTTTGTCGGTCAGCTACCCGACGGGCGCTCGATTTTCGTAATCGAATATATGCAAACCAGGCCGGAAGAGTTCGATGCCCTCAAAGAGGAGCTGAATAACAAAATTGAAGCCGGAGAGATCGAAGCCTACGTGGTCGTTCCAGAGGATGTTCTGAAAACCAAGCAGGTGGAGCGCTACGCCCGCAAGTACGGAAAATTCGCGGATATGGCGATGATCGAACAGGTCATGAGCCAGGTTGTAGTGCGTGAAAAGCTGGCCGATTACGACGTTCCGGTCGAACAGGTCCATGAGCTGACTCGCGATGTAAACCTGGAGTTCAAGCAGGTCGGGCCGGAAGGACAGGAGAGCCGGGCGGAGTTTTTAACCCAGTATCTTTCAGGTATTGCTTTCGTAATGATTCTGTTCGGTTCGATCATGGGCTATGGCCAGCATCTTTTGCGTGCAGTGCGCGAGGAAAAATCTAACCGCATCATAGAAGTGTTGATCTCATCGCTCAAACCTTATGACCTGATGATGGGCAAGATTCTCGGTCTCGGGGCCGCTTCGGTGACGCAGATGATCCTGTGGGGACTGATGGGGGCGGCGGTATTCTTTTTGGGTTCCAACACGGGCTTCATCAGCGACCTGATTGACAATGCCAAATCATTGTCAGTAAACTTCTTCGTAAGTTTCGCCATCTTTTTCGTGCTGGGATACTTTTTCTACGCCACGATATTCGCCCTGTTGGGATCGATTATAAACTCCGAGCGCGATGCTCAGCAGGTTATCGGGCCGATCACGATTACCCTGATATTGCCGATCATGGTTGCCATGGCAATTGTGCAGAATCCGGATGCTCCCTGGGTTGTGGCGATCTCGATGGTGCCGTTTTTTACTCCGACCATGATGATATTACGGGCCTCGTTCGGGTTTGTGCCACCCGCGCAAATCATTATCGGCATGGCTGTTCTGGTAGTTTCGATTGCGGTGCTGGGATGGCTGACCGCAAAAATATTCAGGATTGGAATTCTGATGTATGGAAAACGGCCCTCGGTTTCGGAACTTATCAAGTGGTTGCGCTATAAATAG
- a CDS encoding ATP-binding cassette domain-containing protein, whose product MDMLKLENVTKTFGQKTAVDDFSLAVPEGAIYGLLGPNGAGKTTTIRMIMNIIAPDSGEIRIMGDQLTDELKDKIGFLPEERGLYQKMTIADVMLYLGQIKGMDKSSLKEAISNWLKRVKLEDYADSKVEELSKGMQQKLQFVTTLIHDPQLIILDEPFSGLDPVNLELIKGIVLEEKRRGKTIIFSTHIMEQAEKMCDSICLINKGRKILDGPLFEVKKRFGKNTVVLEFEGDNAVLKKLEGIEKIYDFNKYVELKLMRDTEPQKILSALVPQVSINRFEYMEPSLHDIFVEMVRDKEDEKEVGNG is encoded by the coding sequence ATGGACATGCTCAAGCTCGAAAATGTAACCAAAACATTTGGTCAGAAAACAGCGGTCGATGATTTCTCGCTGGCTGTACCGGAGGGGGCAATCTACGGCCTTCTGGGGCCCAACGGGGCCGGAAAAACTACCACGATCCGGATGATTATGAATATCATCGCGCCCGACAGCGGTGAAATCAGGATTATGGGAGATCAGCTCACCGACGAGCTCAAGGACAAGATCGGATTTCTGCCGGAAGAGCGCGGTCTCTACCAGAAAATGACGATCGCGGACGTTATGCTATACCTGGGACAGATTAAGGGGATGGACAAATCCAGCCTCAAAGAGGCTATTTCGAACTGGCTGAAGCGGGTGAAGCTCGAGGATTACGCCGATAGCAAGGTGGAGGAGCTTTCCAAGGGAATGCAGCAGAAATTGCAGTTTGTTACAACCCTGATCCACGATCCTCAGCTGATTATTCTGGATGAACCGTTTTCCGGGCTGGATCCAGTCAACCTGGAGTTAATCAAGGGTATAGTTCTGGAGGAAAAGCGTCGCGGCAAAACGATTATCTTCTCGACTCATATTATGGAGCAGGCCGAAAAGATGTGCGATTCGATCTGCCTTATAAACAAAGGGCGAAAAATCCTGGACGGTCCCCTGTTCGAAGTGAAAAAGCGTTTCGGAAAAAATACGGTCGTTTTGGAATTCGAAGGCGACAATGCCGTATTAAAGAAGCTCGAAGGAATCGAAAAAATCTACGATTTCAACAAGTATGTCGAGTTGAAACTGATGCGGGATACTGAACCGCAGAAAATCCTTTCCGCGCTTGTGCCGCAGGTTTCGATCAACCGTTTCGAATACATGGAACCCTCCCTGCATGATATCTTTGTCGAGATGGTTCGCGATAAGGAGGATGAAAAGGAGGTCGGCAATGGGTAA
- a CDS encoding amidohydrolase family protein, translated as MTRKLLFHSGRIYTQDDRVPYCQAVIIAGGKIEWMGQNSDLYAIPSDEYQIVDLEGKTVLPGFWDSHLHFVFWAWSLAMLDIEKCKSYSEVLELIKKQAKKLKKNDWLVGHGWQSDNWRDPVEPHASDLDKIVPRNPVVMFSRDEHSAWVNSLTLKKLDIDRDTPDPQGGEIVRDRSGDPTGVLLEKAAFEVYSQIPIPRLGQSLKAVSSAQKNAHSLGITSVCSFDGADGFGVLQEYHRKHGLKIRVHHYVRSEHLDSLLDLHIKDRYGDRFLKICGVKFFADGALGSKTALMFAPYSDSRTNRGIAQMEYEQLETEIRRAIRGGLSVAVHAIGDKANYNALKAIASAMGRRKHGYRHRVEHCQLLRKRDIELFARHNVIASVQPCHLVSDLDLVVKYWGRRARYSYPYSSLLKSGAVLAFGSDGPIDRIDPLWNIYCAVTRKRPADGCKLYPIERLNVAEAIRATTIDSAYAVGREDELGSISVGKYADIVILEEDPYQIEPEKIPFVKVIATLAEGEFVYGDENFEIW; from the coding sequence ATGACAAGAAAACTGCTGTTTCATTCCGGTCGTATTTACACCCAGGACGACCGCGTGCCGTATTGCCAGGCTGTGATTATCGCCGGTGGGAAAATCGAATGGATGGGGCAGAACTCCGATTTGTACGCCATACCTTCCGATGAATACCAGATAGTCGATCTGGAGGGCAAGACTGTTTTGCCCGGTTTCTGGGATTCACACCTGCATTTTGTCTTCTGGGCCTGGAGCCTGGCGATGCTCGATATCGAGAAATGTAAAAGCTATTCCGAAGTCCTCGAACTTATAAAAAAGCAGGCCAAAAAACTGAAAAAAAATGACTGGCTGGTGGGACATGGCTGGCAGTCTGATAACTGGCGAGATCCGGTCGAACCGCATGCATCGGATCTGGACAAAATCGTCCCCCGCAATCCGGTTGTCATGTTTTCCCGCGACGAACACTCGGCCTGGGTCAACAGCCTGACTTTGAAAAAGCTGGATATCGACAGAGATACTCCTGATCCCCAGGGAGGTGAGATCGTGCGTGATAGAAGTGGCGATCCAACCGGGGTTCTGCTCGAGAAGGCGGCTTTTGAAGTTTACTCACAGATACCGATTCCCCGTCTCGGTCAGTCACTTAAAGCGGTATCATCCGCCCAGAAAAACGCTCACAGCCTGGGAATAACTTCCGTCTGCAGTTTTGACGGCGCTGACGGATTCGGTGTGTTGCAGGAGTACCACAGGAAGCATGGCCTCAAAATTCGAGTGCATCACTATGTGCGCTCAGAGCATCTGGATTCACTCCTTGATTTGCATATTAAGGATCGCTACGGCGATCGGTTTTTAAAGATATGCGGGGTCAAGTTTTTTGCCGATGGCGCCCTCGGTTCCAAGACCGCCCTGATGTTTGCTCCCTATTCCGACAGCAGGACAAATCGCGGAATCGCACAGATGGAGTACGAACAGCTCGAAACTGAAATCAGGCGGGCCATCCGGGGAGGCCTCAGCGTCGCTGTACACGCCATAGGCGATAAAGCCAACTACAATGCCCTGAAAGCGATCGCTTCCGCTATGGGACGCCGCAAACATGGTTACCGTCATCGGGTGGAACATTGCCAGTTACTTAGAAAGCGGGATATCGAACTCTTCGCCCGGCACAATGTCATCGCCTCGGTGCAACCCTGCCACCTGGTTTCCGATCTCGACCTGGTGGTCAAATACTGGGGCAGGCGCGCGCGCTACTCGTACCCGTACAGCTCTTTGCTGAAAAGTGGCGCGGTGCTGGCTTTCGGTTCGGATGGCCCCATCGATCGTATCGATCCGCTCTGGAACATTTATTGCGCGGTTACCCGTAAGCGTCCCGCTGATGGATGTAAGTTATATCCGATCGAGAGATTGAATGTCGCGGAAGCGATTCGGGCCACAACTATCGATTCCGCCTATGCCGTGGGCAGAGAAGATGAGCTGGGGAGTATATCCGTGGGAAAATATGCCGATATTGTTATACTGGAAGAAGATCCTTATCAAATCGAGCCGGAGAAGATTCCATTTGTAAAAGTAATCGCGACTCTGGCCGAGGGGGAGTTTGTCTATGGAGATGAAAATTTTGAAATATGGTAA
- the selB gene encoding selenocysteine-specific translation elongation factor, whose product MIYTLATAGHIDHGKSTLIRALTGINPDRLPEELSREMTIDLGFAWFALKSGDEVGIVDVPGHERFIRNMIAGVGGIDYVLFVVAADDGWMPQSQEHLEILQFLNHRHGAIVLTKTDLVEEDWLLLVEEDIREKVKHTFLYNAPILPFSAKGNRGLDLIQKHLAESLSKLPERYNPHKPRLYIDRAFSLPGIGTVVTGTMRDGSIMSGDELRIVSSRKTARVKSIQTFKQKRDEAFQGARTALSLTGVSKEEISRGDCLVGPDDYDGSSSLAVRVEMSSFARIPLNHNRILSLKVGTSEFDVRIKMFKDDRFLAGDEGVIVCHAQERIMARLGDRVILRYPTPDLLAAGGEIVDVDLTGFRRNDKSLRKFYLERDLAHIDSLILTELRKYKTRASGELLRASNFNREDVERNLNTLIDDGRVIRYGNLLVGAEYKDRLIKKVLSHLEDFHGRNPMLPGVGKAELMSKLKLSEEELEFALSILESEKQVEADRKFIRLAGYRAGLKPEHRDVRKDILSRLTAPDLLTPTRREIERGHHVTRQVLNFLVRSGEVIELSGGILFKAEDFDKIKDTVIDTIKSQGNLEVKQLKEKLGLTRKYTIPILEYLDRQGVTRREGDRRVLAE is encoded by the coding sequence ATGATTTACACTCTCGCCACAGCAGGCCATATCGACCACGGCAAATCGACTCTGATCCGGGCTCTGACCGGTATCAACCCGGACCGTCTGCCCGAGGAACTGTCACGGGAGATGACGATCGATCTCGGGTTCGCCTGGTTCGCGCTAAAATCCGGCGACGAGGTCGGGATTGTCGATGTTCCCGGTCATGAACGCTTTATCCGCAATATGATCGCCGGTGTGGGTGGAATCGATTATGTCCTGTTTGTGGTGGCGGCCGATGACGGCTGGATGCCCCAGTCGCAGGAACATCTCGAGATTCTGCAGTTTCTCAACCATAGGCACGGCGCAATTGTTTTAACTAAAACAGACCTGGTTGAGGAGGATTGGCTTCTGCTTGTAGAAGAGGATATCCGTGAGAAAGTCAAACATACATTTTTATATAATGCACCGATTCTACCTTTTTCTGCGAAAGGCAACCGGGGTTTAGACCTGATTCAGAAACACCTGGCTGAATCATTGAGCAAACTTCCCGAGAGATACAATCCTCACAAGCCGAGGCTTTATATCGACCGCGCTTTCAGCCTGCCCGGGATCGGTACAGTTGTGACCGGTACGATGCGTGACGGCAGTATTATGTCGGGAGATGAACTCCGGATCGTTTCCAGCCGAAAAACTGCACGCGTCAAATCGATTCAGACGTTCAAACAGAAACGGGATGAAGCTTTCCAGGGGGCACGAACAGCCCTGTCCCTGACCGGTGTTTCGAAAGAAGAGATTTCACGCGGTGACTGCCTGGTCGGTCCTGATGATTACGATGGATCATCGTCTCTGGCTGTGCGGGTTGAGATGTCTTCATTTGCACGTATCCCGCTCAACCACAACCGAATCCTGAGCCTCAAAGTCGGTACCAGTGAATTCGATGTGCGCATAAAAATGTTTAAGGATGACAGATTTTTAGCGGGTGATGAGGGTGTGATTGTCTGCCATGCACAAGAGCGGATCATGGCTCGTCTGGGTGATCGTGTGATTCTGCGTTACCCAACCCCCGATCTTTTGGCGGCAGGCGGTGAAATAGTCGATGTTGACCTGACCGGTTTTCGCAGAAACGACAAGAGCCTGCGCAAGTTTTATCTCGAGCGGGACCTCGCTCATATCGACAGTCTTATTTTGACTGAACTGCGGAAGTATAAAACCCGCGCCTCAGGCGAGCTTCTGAGGGCGTCCAATTTCAATCGGGAGGATGTCGAACGGAATTTAAATACTCTGATTGACGACGGCCGGGTGATTCGTTATGGCAATTTGCTGGTCGGTGCCGAATACAAGGATCGGCTTATAAAAAAAGTGTTATCGCATCTGGAGGATTTTCACGGACGTAATCCGATGCTTCCGGGTGTAGGCAAAGCTGAGTTGATGTCTAAATTGAAACTGTCTGAAGAGGAACTCGAATTCGCGCTCAGTATTCTGGAATCCGAAAAACAGGTCGAAGCGGACAGGAAATTTATCCGCCTGGCCGGCTACCGCGCGGGTCTCAAACCGGAACACCGCGATGTTAGAAAGGATATACTGTCAAGACTGACAGCACCCGACCTGTTGACTCCGACTCGTCGCGAGATCGAACGCGGTCATCATGTTACAAGACAGGTGCTGAACTTCCTGGTTCGCTCTGGTGAAGTTATCGAGCTCTCCGGCGGAATCCTCTTCAAAGCGGAAGATTTTGATAAAATCAAGGATACGGTAATAGACACTATAAAATCGCAGGGAAATCTCGAGGTCAAACAGCTCAAGGAGAAGCTGGGGCTGACCCGCAAATATACGATTCCTATTCTGGAATATCTCGATCGTCAGGGAGTTACCCGGCGCGAGGGAGATCGACGGGTTCTGGCCGAATAA
- a CDS encoding L-seryl-tRNA(Sec) selenium transferase, with amino-acid sequence MNDIEIKQFRDIPQVEKILADDSLREFIERYSRPLVGRYVRKHIERLREKIKSGRSEMRSAFFSKIISDLNNLRYELTSRVINATGIVVHTNLGRTPLGKDMFDRLKSKIGGYSSLEFDLLRGSRGSRGSFLFELLSALTGAEAGIAVNNNASSVMLILNTFGLNKKVIVSRGEQVQIGGGFRMHEVATRSGVKLEEVGATNRTVISDYENAIDDLTTVLFKVHLSNFKQIGFTEETPVRELVELGKRKNLTVVHDLGSGAYVDTSEFGLTREPTIHDSLSAGVDLVCFSGDKLLGGPQAGIILGKKEKVQAVKKNPLYRACRLDKIIIAMLEELVLKYMRADLNDIPLFQLLSTSNSELRNRAERIQQELSALQIESEILDTEAFCGGGSLPEESFPSLGLKLAIEGSPQKFSARLRQHDPPLIGRIKDDNLVLDLRTVFADEDALLISAVRQAFIK; translated from the coding sequence ATGAATGATATCGAGATAAAACAGTTCCGTGATATACCGCAGGTAGAGAAAATCCTTGCTGATGATTCTCTTCGTGAATTTATCGAGAGATATTCCCGTCCGCTGGTAGGCCGCTATGTTCGCAAGCATATTGAAAGACTGCGTGAAAAGATTAAATCCGGGCGATCCGAGATGCGGTCAGCGTTTTTTAGTAAAATCATATCCGATCTCAATAATCTGCGCTATGAGCTGACCAGCCGAGTGATCAATGCCACCGGTATTGTAGTTCATACCAACCTTGGACGAACACCACTGGGAAAAGATATGTTCGACCGCTTGAAATCAAAAATCGGCGGATATTCCTCCCTGGAATTCGATCTCCTAAGGGGTTCGCGCGGAAGCCGGGGGTCTTTTCTGTTTGAACTGCTGTCCGCCCTGACCGGCGCTGAAGCAGGGATCGCCGTCAATAATAATGCTTCCTCTGTGATGTTGATCTTAAATACCTTCGGGCTCAACAAAAAAGTGATCGTATCCAGAGGCGAACAGGTGCAGATCGGCGGTGGCTTCAGGATGCATGAGGTCGCTACCAGGAGCGGTGTTAAACTTGAAGAAGTCGGCGCTACCAACCGGACGGTGATTTCAGATTATGAAAACGCAATTGATGATCTTACGACCGTGCTGTTTAAAGTGCATCTTTCCAATTTCAAACAGATCGGTTTTACCGAGGAAACCCCGGTCAGGGAGCTGGTCGAACTTGGCAAGCGTAAAAACCTGACTGTTGTTCACGACCTCGGATCAGGCGCATATGTGGATACTTCCGAATTCGGCCTGACCCGTGAACCGACCATCCATGATTCGCTCTCAGCCGGAGTCGACCTGGTATGTTTCTCAGGCGATAAACTCCTGGGCGGTCCGCAGGCCGGTATAATTCTTGGAAAAAAAGAAAAGGTCCAGGCGGTCAAGAAAAATCCGCTCTATCGTGCCTGCCGGCTTGACAAAATAATTATCGCGATGCTGGAAGAACTGGTGCTGAAGTATATGCGCGCTGATTTAAACGACATTCCCCTTTTCCAACTGCTTTCAACATCAAATTCGGAACTTAGAAACCGTGCGGAAAGAATTCAGCAGGAGCTGTCTGCTTTACAAATCGAATCCGAAATCTTGGACACCGAGGCTTTCTGCGGGGGCGGATCACTACCCGAAGAGTCTTTCCCATCGCTGGGGCTCAAACTCGCAATCGAAGGCAGTCCGCAGAAGTTTTCAGCCCGTCTTCGACAGCATGACCCACCGCTTATCGGGCGTATCAAGGATGACAACCTGGTTCTGGATTTGCGCACCGTTTTCGCCGATGAAGATGCGCTCCTGATTTCGGCTGTCAGGCAGGCATTTATAAAATAA
- a CDS encoding VOC family protein, translating to MPRPVHFEIPADDPERAGKFYEDVFGWQISKWDGPEDYWLIKSGDKEQPGIDGGIARKNDMLSSVTNTIDVPDVDQFTDKIKSKGGTVLMPKMAVPEVGWMAYCKDTEGNIFGLMQMDPTAK from the coding sequence ATGCCCCGACCCGTTCATTTCGAGATTCCGGCCGATGATCCCGAACGTGCCGGTAAGTTTTATGAGGATGTATTTGGCTGGCAGATATCCAAGTGGGATGGCCCGGAGGATTACTGGCTGATCAAATCCGGCGACAAGGAACAGCCGGGTATCGATGGTGGCATCGCCCGTAAAAACGATATGCTGTCATCGGTGACAAATACTATCGACGTTCCCGACGTGGATCAGTTCACTGACAAGATCAAATCCAAAGGTGGTACTGTTCTGATGCCGAAGATGGCTGTGCCCGAGGTAGGCTGGATGGCTTACTGCAAGGACACGGAGGGGAACATCTTTGGTTTGATGCAGATGGATCCAACCGCCAAATAA
- the bshB1 gene encoding bacillithiol biosynthesis deacetylase BshB1 — MGSEKLDVMAFAAHCDDIEITSGGLMIKLAEMGYKTGACDLTAGEMGTKGASEDRLAEASEAGRIMGLANRINLGMPDGALEFNRDNILRLAQIIRDYQPRLAILPYWEQRHPDHRVCSLLLQDACYFAGLKKIDLQGEPHRPFKILFSTYYREIRPSFLVDVSNQHKRKLEAVRAYKSQFDGTPGSKQIFHPGADIIEYIKTRDRNLGLNIKSEYAEPYFIKEPIAIDDPMKLPVKSI; from the coding sequence ATGGGCTCGGAAAAACTCGATGTAATGGCTTTTGCGGCACATTGCGATGATATCGAGATCACCTCCGGCGGGCTGATGATCAAGCTGGCTGAAATGGGCTATAAAACAGGAGCCTGCGATCTGACCGCCGGTGAGATGGGAACCAAAGGGGCCTCGGAAGATCGCCTGGCGGAAGCGAGTGAAGCCGGTCGGATTATGGGCCTGGCCAATCGTATCAACCTGGGTATGCCCGATGGGGCACTCGAGTTCAATCGCGACAATATCCTGCGCCTGGCTCAGATCATCCGTGACTATCAGCCCCGCCTGGCGATTCTGCCTTACTGGGAACAGCGTCACCCCGACCATCGCGTATGTTCTTTGCTTCTTCAGGATGCATGCTATTTCGCCGGACTGAAAAAAATAGATTTACAGGGCGAACCGCATCGGCCCTTCAAGATCCTGTTTTCGACCTACTATCGCGAAATCAGACCTTCATTTTTAGTAGATGTCTCGAATCAGCATAAGCGCAAGCTGGAAGCGGTACGAGCCTATAAGTCTCAATTCGACGGTACCCCCGGTTCGAAACAGATATTTCATCCGGGAGCGGATATAATTGAATATATCAAAACCCGCGACCGCAATCTGGGATTGAATATAAAGTCCGAGTATGCCGAACCGTACTTCATCAAGGAACCGATCGCGATCGACGACCCGATGAAACTTCCCGTAAAATCGATATAA